Proteins from one Arthrobacter sp. DNA4 genomic window:
- a CDS encoding polysaccharide lyase family 1 protein encodes MAAPAPATPAPGGGGIIRADDGAPTGWAAVGSGTKGGAGAPAANIYEVGTLAGLRTALANHGEPTAPKVVYVSGTIDGNQAPDGRILGEQDYASGYDITKYMSCFGPEGKAWSDQTFDYCKKQRQLRQTGSNNMKRQIEVSIPSNTTLVGVDGGAGFVGANIVILNSSNVVIRNLSIEAPVDFFTTWSPDDGDGAWNARFDAVSSVTSDHVWIDHVQLSDGRFPDIEAPMGFRGKPANRHDGLLDLKDGTNFVTVSNSRLSNHDKTMLLGSGDEHVDKDGGKLRVTYIGNLFENIQQRGPRVRFGQVHVVNNYFVGSTDHPEYPMISEGQGGHSYFLGAGYESRIYSERNAFEYTGPGADQSVMVSSYNGNRFSDTGSWFNGSEADLNAVARASFEQHRAEALTEAEATGIPAADWTGWDFTTDVGWDPNDAYSYKAFTTREAVRNHALQFTGPGVLSVKR; translated from the coding sequence ATGGCAGCTCCCGCCCCGGCTACGCCCGCTCCAGGCGGCGGCGGCATCATCCGTGCCGATGATGGGGCACCAACTGGCTGGGCCGCCGTCGGAAGCGGTACCAAGGGCGGCGCCGGCGCACCTGCCGCAAACATCTATGAGGTGGGCACACTTGCCGGGCTGAGAACTGCACTCGCCAACCATGGCGAGCCAACAGCGCCGAAGGTGGTTTACGTCAGTGGCACCATCGACGGAAACCAGGCCCCGGACGGCCGCATCCTCGGAGAGCAGGACTACGCGTCCGGATACGACATCACCAAGTACATGTCCTGCTTCGGGCCGGAGGGCAAGGCGTGGAGCGACCAGACCTTCGATTACTGCAAAAAGCAGCGCCAGCTTCGCCAGACGGGCAGCAACAACATGAAGCGGCAGATCGAGGTCAGCATCCCAAGCAACACCACCCTTGTTGGGGTGGATGGCGGCGCTGGCTTCGTGGGTGCCAACATCGTGATCCTCAACTCCTCGAACGTGGTGATTCGAAACCTCAGCATTGAAGCGCCCGTGGATTTCTTCACCACATGGTCTCCCGACGACGGTGACGGTGCCTGGAATGCGCGCTTTGATGCTGTCTCTTCGGTGACCTCCGACCACGTTTGGATAGACCACGTCCAATTATCCGACGGCAGGTTCCCCGATATTGAGGCGCCCATGGGCTTCCGTGGGAAGCCTGCGAACCGACACGATGGACTGCTGGATCTTAAGGACGGCACCAATTTCGTCACTGTTTCCAACAGCAGGTTGTCGAACCACGACAAGACCATGCTCCTGGGCTCGGGCGATGAGCATGTGGATAAGGACGGCGGGAAGCTTCGTGTCACGTACATTGGGAACCTTTTCGAGAACATCCAGCAGCGCGGTCCGCGCGTACGCTTCGGCCAGGTCCACGTGGTCAACAACTACTTCGTTGGCAGCACGGATCATCCCGAGTACCCCATGATCAGTGAAGGGCAAGGCGGGCACAGCTACTTCCTCGGCGCCGGATATGAATCACGAATCTATTCCGAGCGGAATGCGTTCGAGTACACCGGGCCCGGAGCTGACCAAAGCGTCATGGTCAGCAGCTACAACGGCAACCGCTTCAGCGATACTGGGTCCTGGTTCAATGGCTCGGAAGCCGACCTGAACGCCGTAGCCCGTGCATCTTTTGAGCAGCACCGCGCGGAGGCTCTTACTGAAGCAGAAGCGACAGGAATTCCCGCCGCCGACTGGACCGGCTGGGACTTCACCACAGATGTTGGCTGGGACCCCAATGACGCATATAGCTACAAGGCATTCACAACACGGGAAGCCGTCCGGAACCACGCCCTGCAGTTCACGGGACCGGGGGTGCTGAGCGTCAAGCGATAA
- a CDS encoding sugar-binding protein, translated as MRMIGKAGKAAAVAAIAALALTGCGRSESPSGGASGGAGGFPQDSSIGVALPQKTSENWVLAEKLFNDGLSGAGFKADVQFANGGVSEQQNQISAMVTKGAKVIIVGAIDGSQLGTQLKQAKDSGATIIAYDRLLLNTENVDYYVAYDNFKVGVLQGQALLDGMKAKKPTGPYNIELFAGSPDDANAKVFFDGAMSVLKPKIDDGTLKVLSGQTGFEQAVTQGWKAENAQRRADTLLTGSYGSATLDGVLSPNDTLARAVLTSVKADGKPIPVITGQDSEVESVKSILAGEQYSTINKDTRKLVEHAITMVKDLQAGKKPEVNDDKSYNNKVKTVPAYLLEPVIVTAANVKTAYKDDPVLGPITK; from the coding sequence ATGCGAATGATTGGTAAAGCAGGGAAGGCCGCAGCGGTTGCTGCCATCGCAGCACTGGCGCTGACGGGCTGCGGCCGCTCGGAGTCCCCTTCGGGCGGAGCCAGCGGCGGCGCGGGCGGATTCCCGCAGGACTCGTCCATCGGCGTGGCACTCCCGCAGAAGACCAGTGAAAACTGGGTTCTGGCCGAAAAGCTCTTCAACGACGGCCTCAGCGGTGCAGGGTTCAAGGCTGACGTCCAGTTCGCCAACGGCGGCGTGTCGGAGCAGCAGAACCAGATCAGCGCCATGGTCACCAAGGGTGCCAAGGTCATCATCGTGGGCGCCATCGACGGCTCCCAGCTGGGAACGCAGCTGAAGCAGGCCAAGGACAGCGGCGCCACGATCATCGCCTATGACCGCCTGCTGCTGAACACCGAGAACGTGGACTACTACGTCGCTTACGACAACTTCAAGGTCGGCGTCCTCCAGGGACAGGCCCTGCTGGACGGCATGAAGGCCAAGAAGCCGACAGGCCCGTACAACATCGAGCTCTTTGCCGGCTCCCCTGACGACGCCAACGCCAAGGTGTTCTTCGACGGCGCCATGAGCGTCCTGAAGCCGAAGATCGACGACGGCACCCTCAAGGTCCTGTCCGGCCAGACCGGCTTTGAGCAGGCAGTGACCCAGGGCTGGAAGGCAGAGAACGCCCAGCGCCGTGCGGACACGCTGCTCACGGGCAGCTATGGCAGCGCAACCCTGGACGGAGTACTCTCCCCCAACGACACCCTGGCCCGCGCCGTCCTGACCTCGGTCAAGGCAGACGGCAAGCCGATTCCTGTCATCACCGGCCAGGACTCCGAGGTTGAATCCGTCAAGTCCATCCTCGCGGGCGAGCAGTACTCCACCATCAACAAGGACACCCGCAAGCTCGTTGAGCACGCGATCACCATGGTCAAGGACCTCCAGGCAGGCAAGAAGCCTGAGGTCAACGACGACAAGTCCTACAACAACAAGGTCAAGACCGTTCCGGCCTACCTGCTGGAGCCGGTCATCGTGACCGCCGCCAACGTGAAGACGGCCTACAAGGACGATCCCGTACTCGGCCCGATCACCAAGTAA